CGGGCAGGGCGTTCTTCGGGGGGCCGCCGGGTGAGAATTCCGTGACGCCGGCGCCGGGGAGGGGACTCCGAGCCAGCGGGGCCACGTTATTGGGCGGAGGGCCGCGGGGCGCCGTTCCAAAGGAGGCGTTTCGACGCACCGTGGGGCTAGTGCGTGGGTTATCGCCGGAATTGAGGGACTCGTTTCTCCTGAGGGAGCTGGCCGGGCTAGGGTGGTCCCGGATGGGGGCTGAGATGAAAACTGACTGAGGTCGGACCACTTGCTGACGCTTGCCGGCGTTCTGCTTGAACGAGCCGAATAAGCCGACCGGTTTGGAAAGACCGCCGGGTGGTTTGGAGGGGATGGGGGGCGTGGCCTTCTTCAGGTTCTGGTTGAGGTTGTTCATAGCCTGCACCCGCTGTTCGTTCTTCTCCAGGCTGTTGGATTTGCTGAGGCTCCCGGGCTTGGACGGCGTTCCGTCCGATTCGGAGCCCCCGCCGCCGCTGGCGGGCTCCAGGAAGTAGGTGGGGGCCCAGCCCTCCGCGTCGTCCCAGCGTACGTACCACCAGCCGCTTTCCTGCTTCTCCAGCACCAGCACCTCCACGCCGGCGGGGAAGCTAAGCTCCGACTCTTGGACTTTCTGGTACGGGTCGGTGGTGCGGTATAGGACGCAGCCTTCCACGTCCGAGTCCCCACGGCTACCTTTGGAGTAAACGGAGGAGAACTCGGAAGATGTGCTCTGAGACGAGAAGGAGTCCTCGGAGGAGACCACCGAGGCGGTTTCGGAATCCTCGCCTTTGCTTTTGCCGCCGTTCTTCAGCTGGCCTGTAGGTCGTAGTTGTCTCCGCAACGTGCTGATGTCCATCTTGTCTCCGCTGGACGCCTTGGCCAGTTGAGGCTTGGGACGGACCACCGGCTTGGGTTTGGATGGGGACCTGGTGTTGGGAGACGATTTACTGTCCTCTGGGGGGTCTTTTTTGTCTCCTGCTGATGATTCGTTAGAACCCTCTTCGCTCTTGCTGGAGGTTTGACTCCCGTTCAAATTGATCTTGAGCTTACTAGCCGCGGATCTCCAGCCTCCCGATTTGGCGACCGCCATCTTGCCCGTCTTGGCTGTCTCGGACGCAACGCCGGCCTTGGATTCGCGGCTCAATTGCCGCTCTGGGCTATCCTTGAAAGGGTGGTAGCCCTCATTCTCATAGATGCACTCCTCCTCAGCCTCTTGGCTATCTTCAAACGACCCGCACATCCTAAAGGAGGCGCTGCGGAGCGAAGACGCCGGAGAAGGTTTGGAGGAGCGTTGCGATCCTTTCTCGGAGGACGTGTCCTCGTTTTTAGTGTCCACCAATGAGGCTTCTCCTCGCAGGAACTCAAACTCCGACTCTAAGTCCAGGTCGCCGATGGCTGGGACGTCGTACTCGGGTTCTTCGTACACGGGTTTCCCGGGCGAGGTCGGGGACTCGGGAGCCTCGGGGGGTGCTGTCTCTGCTGAGTCTTGCTTTTTGACAGGCGGGGCAGGAGGCGGGACTTTTGGCCGACAAAGCGTGCTGGTTCTACGGTTCAGGTTGGGCTTTTTGCGTTTGTCAATGTAGGAACATGGAGCCCAGCCTTCTTGTTCTCCGATCTGGACGTACCACCAACCTCCAGAATTCTTCTCAATCacctaaaaaaatggacattaatCGTGAAGATATTTGACTTAGAAGCGGTGGATTGCGAGATTGTCACCTCAGCTTTTTGGCCTCCATTAAAACTGATCCCGTCGGAGATGCAAGACTGGAACTCGGCAATTGTGTAATACTCTGCTTCAACTGTAGGGGGCTCTGGTGGGCAGGGCAAAGGAAATCCCTGCgaagaaaatatttatagttattAGTCATTCAAAATAGGGTAAATAAAAGAACTAAAGCATTTTGCTTCTGAAAATAGTAGGAACAActactgtgtaaaaataaaacattttatatagTCACAATTTTGATAAAACATGATGTTATGTGACAAAAAAACACTTACCAGGGTTGCATCTCTTCGTGGCGGAGGTTTTTGTCTTAAAACAGGTGAACCTACAAAACATCAGTATAGATTAAATACATTAGACATTATGATGGATATTTTGATATCTTAATAAGCGCCACTGACCAATTTCAATACGGTGCGGCGCCACACGAGCTACAGCTGGCGAAGCCTGCTCCGTTTTGCCCTTTCCATCTGGAGGTCCCCC
The nucleotide sequence above comes from Stigmatopora nigra isolate UIUO_SnigA chromosome 12, RoL_Snig_1.1, whole genome shotgun sequence. Encoded proteins:
- the LOC144205489 gene encoding SH3 and PX domain-containing protein 2A-like isoform X1 yields the protein MQLRTVLDVSVVDVQKRRNPSKHYVYLINVTYSDSTSHVIYRRYSKFFDLQMRILDKFPLEGGQKDPKKRIIPFLPGKVLFRRSHIRDVAVKRLKHLDNYCKALLKLPTPISQSEEVLKFFETKSEDLNPPTEDCGGSGRRKSGLDASDPMLLEQYVVVASYEKQEPAEISLQAGEVVDVIEKSESGWWFVSTSEEQGWVPATYLNSHSGTRDDSEVGASKSGEVTKRRHKAHLKRLDRRWTLGGVISRQQSREEKYVTVQAYTSQGKDEIAFEKGAIVEVLQKNLEGWWFIRYQDKEGWAPASYLKKMKEELSPRKKPAAGPVEIIGNIMEISNLLNKKGPSEKDGESVAPSPRVLRKEISLPLPCSESGLVGGPPDGKGKTEQASPAVARVAPHRIEIGSPVLRQKPPPRRDATLGFPLPCPPEPPTVEAEYYTIAEFQSCISDGISFNGGQKAEVIEKNSGGWWYVQIGEQEGWAPCSYIDKRKKPNLNRRTSTLCRPKVPPPAPPVKKQDSAETAPPEAPESPTSPGKPVYEEPEYDVPAIGDLDLESEFEFLRGEASLVDTKNEDTSSEKGSQRSSKPSPASSLRSASFRMCGSFEDSQEAEEECIYENEGYHPFKDSPERQLSRESKAGVASETAKTGKMAVAKSGGWRSAASKLKINLNGSQTSSKSEEGSNESSAGDKKDPPEDSKSSPNTRSPSKPKPVVRPKPQLAKASSGDKMDISTLRRQLRPTGQLKNGGKSKGEDSETASVVSSEDSFSSQSTSSEFSSVYSKGSRGDSDVEGCVLYRTTDPYQKVQESELSFPAGVEVLVLEKQESGWWYVRWDDAEGWAPTYFLEPASGGGGSESDGTPSKPGSLSKSNSLEKNEQRVQAMNNLNQNLKKATPPIPSKPPGGLSKPVGLFGSFKQNAGKRQQVVRPQSVFISAPIRDHPSPASSLRRNESLNSGDNPRTSPTVRRNASFGTAPRGPPPNNVAPLARSPLPGAGVTEFSPGGPPKNALPVSAVRPKPHIIHNNLKEIYVSIADYHGDEETMGFPEGTRLEVLERNPNGWWYCKVLDNGKPRKGWVPSNYLERKP
- the LOC144205489 gene encoding SH3 and PX domain-containing protein 2A-like isoform X3; its protein translation is MLSRKMGSGSASKFFRERTRVKYEVTKRRHKAHLKRLDRRWTLGGVISRQQSREEKYVTVQAYTSQGKDEIAFEKGAIVEVLQKNLEGWWFIRYQDKEGWAPASYLKKMKEELSPRKKPAAGPVEIIGNIMEISNLLNKKGPSEKDGESVAPSPRVLRKEISLPLPCSESGLVGGPPDGKGKTEQASPAVARVAPHRIEIGSPVLRQKPPPRRDATLGFPLPCPPEPPTVEAEYYTIAEFQSCISDGISFNGGQKAEVIEKNSGGWWYVQIGEQEGWAPCSYIDKRKKPNLNRRTSTLCRPKVPPPAPPVKKQDSAETAPPEAPESPTSPGKPVYEEPEYDVPAIGDLDLESEFEFLRGEASLVDTKNEDTSSEKGSQRSSKPSPASSLRSASFRMCGSFEDSQEAEEECIYENEGYHPFKDSPERQLSRESKAGVASETAKTGKMAVAKSGGWRSAASKLKINLNGSQTSSKSEEGSNESSAGDKKDPPEDSKSSPNTRSPSKPKPVVRPKPQLAKASSGDKMDISTLRRQLRPTGQLKNGGKSKGEDSETASVVSSEDSFSSQSTSSEFSSVYSKGSRGDSDVEGCVLYRTTDPYQKVQESELSFPAGVEVLVLEKQESGWWYVRWDDAEGWAPTYFLEPASGGGGSESDGTPSKPGSLSKSNSLEKNEQRVQAMNNLNQNLKKATPPIPSKPPGGLSKPVGLFGSFKQNAGKRQQVVRPQSVFISAPIRDHPSPASSLRRNESLNSGDNPRTSPTVRRNASFGTAPRGPPPNNVAPLARSPLPGAGVTEFSPGGPPKNALPVSAVRPKPHIIHNNLKEIYVSIADYHGDEETMGFPEGTRLEVLERNPNGWWYCKVLDNGKPRKGWVPSNYLERKP
- the LOC144205489 gene encoding SH3 and PX domain-containing protein 2A-like isoform X2 codes for the protein MQLRTVLDVSVVDVQKRRNPSKHYVYLINVTYSDSTSHVIYRRYSKFFDLQMRILDKFPLEGGQKDPKKRIIPFLPGKVLFRRSHIRDVAVKRLKHLDNYCKALLKLPTPISQSEEVLKFFETKSEDLNPPTEDCGGSGRRKSGLDASDPMLLEQYVVVASYEKQEPAEISLQAGEVVDVIEKSESGWWFVSTSEEQGWVPATYLNSHSGTRDDSEVGASKSGEEEKYVTVQAYTSQGKDEIAFEKGAIVEVLQKNLEGWWFIRYQDKEGWAPASYLKKMKEELSPRKKPAAGPVEIIGNIMEISNLLNKKGPSEKDGESVAPSPRVLRKEISLPLPCSESGLVGGPPDGKGKTEQASPAVARVAPHRIEIGSPVLRQKPPPRRDATLGFPLPCPPEPPTVEAEYYTIAEFQSCISDGISFNGGQKAEVIEKNSGGWWYVQIGEQEGWAPCSYIDKRKKPNLNRRTSTLCRPKVPPPAPPVKKQDSAETAPPEAPESPTSPGKPVYEEPEYDVPAIGDLDLESEFEFLRGEASLVDTKNEDTSSEKGSQRSSKPSPASSLRSASFRMCGSFEDSQEAEEECIYENEGYHPFKDSPERQLSRESKAGVASETAKTGKMAVAKSGGWRSAASKLKINLNGSQTSSKSEEGSNESSAGDKKDPPEDSKSSPNTRSPSKPKPVVRPKPQLAKASSGDKMDISTLRRQLRPTGQLKNGGKSKGEDSETASVVSSEDSFSSQSTSSEFSSVYSKGSRGDSDVEGCVLYRTTDPYQKVQESELSFPAGVEVLVLEKQESGWWYVRWDDAEGWAPTYFLEPASGGGGSESDGTPSKPGSLSKSNSLEKNEQRVQAMNNLNQNLKKATPPIPSKPPGGLSKPVGLFGSFKQNAGKRQQVVRPQSVFISAPIRDHPSPASSLRRNESLNSGDNPRTSPTVRRNASFGTAPRGPPPNNVAPLARSPLPGAGVTEFSPGGPPKNALPVSAVRPKPHIIHNNLKEIYVSIADYHGDEETMGFPEGTRLEVLERNPNGWWYCKVLDNGKPRKGWVPSNYLERKP